The Flavobacterium piscisymbiosum genome includes a region encoding these proteins:
- a CDS encoding MFS transporter, with amino-acid sequence MAACTGLIVANLYYCQPLIVLIANEFKIPEASAGTITYLTQAGYAIGLFFMVPLGDKLERKKQILITTFASVIALILAATAKSFFLLQIASLLIGITSIVPQLILPLAASLSAPEQRGKVVGTIMSGLLVGILLSRTLSGFIGQVLGWRSMFYIASGICLLIFFVIQNKFPVNKPQFQGTYGQLIKSLFTLIKTEPVLREATMINVFSFAQFGAFWTTMVLLLSGEPFGFNSATIGLFGIVGASGALAAPLVGKMGDKGGSRVAVGYGCLLILISFLIFYFSIESVIGIAIGIVFIDIGIQGVHISNQTRVYSLLPEARNRLNTVFMSFSFLGTAAGSAYGLLLWKLGGWHAVTIGCVGLSALAFTVYGLTYKSIPKPRDKK; translated from the coding sequence ATGGCAGCTTGCACTGGACTTATAGTTGCAAATCTGTATTACTGCCAACCTTTAATTGTATTAATTGCCAACGAATTTAAAATTCCTGAAGCCAGCGCAGGAACAATAACGTATCTAACTCAGGCCGGTTATGCTATCGGATTGTTTTTTATGGTTCCGTTGGGTGATAAACTGGAACGAAAAAAGCAAATTCTGATTACTACTTTTGCCTCGGTCATTGCTTTAATTCTTGCCGCAACAGCAAAAAGTTTCTTTCTTTTACAAATAGCTTCTTTATTAATCGGAATCACTTCGATTGTACCACAGCTTATTTTGCCTTTGGCTGCATCATTAAGTGCACCTGAACAAAGAGGTAAAGTTGTAGGAACCATCATGAGCGGATTACTTGTAGGGATTTTATTATCAAGAACTTTAAGCGGATTTATTGGTCAGGTTTTGGGCTGGAGATCGATGTTTTATATCGCATCGGGAATTTGTCTTTTGATCTTTTTTGTTATTCAGAATAAATTCCCAGTCAATAAACCTCAGTTTCAGGGAACGTATGGCCAGCTTATTAAATCTCTTTTTACACTTATAAAAACAGAGCCTGTTTTGCGTGAAGCCACCATGATTAATGTGTTTAGCTTTGCTCAATTTGGGGCTTTCTGGACCACAATGGTTTTATTGCTTTCGGGAGAACCTTTTGGTTTTAATAGTGCCACAATTGGTTTATTTGGGATTGTAGGTGCTTCAGGAGCTTTAGCGGCGCCTTTAGTGGGAAAAATGGGAGATAAAGGAGGTTCTAGAGTTGCTGTTGGTTACGGTTGTTTATTGATTTTAATTAGCTTTTTGATTTTTTATTTTTCAATAGAAAGTGTCATCGGAATCGCGATTGGAATCGTTTTTATCGACATAGGAATTCAGGGAGTTCATATCTCAAACCAAACCAGAGTGTATTCATTGCTTCCCGAAGCCCGAAACAGATTAAACACTGTATTTATGTCCTTTAGCTTTTTAGGAACAGCAGCCGGATCAGCTTACGGATTATTATTATGGAAATTGGGCGGATGGCATGCCGTAACTATTGGTTGTGTTGGTTTATCAGCTTTAGCATTTACAGTTTACGGTCTTACTTATAAATCAATCCCGAAGCCTCGGGATAAAAAATAG